Proteins from one Candidatus Fusobacterium pullicola genomic window:
- a CDS encoding cyclically-permuted mutarotase family protein produces the protein MKKFLFTAIVTSLILAGCSSTNIVNNPKSDKKITWEVGGHLPAQKGYEKNIGTAGVLYGSLEGKYIVVGGGANFPIKPTAEGGPKVMYSDVYLLTDNNGEVTVVEHTNLPHEIGYGASVTTPQGVYYIGGAANAEQDNDIWFLSMDIGKLKMEKIGDLPFTFQNGGAIEKDGKLYVYTGKQAGQASNKFYSYDLTTKEVKELPPVPGETRTQSVSQLLNGELYVFGGGNSKAFVDGYKYNFDTNTWTEVAPVIIDGKEVSVLGANSVKLNDSEMMVIGGFNKQLWNDANYYLGNLKGEELANYKAKYFGADPYEFGWNRDILIYNASTNSWKSIGEIPFDAPCGEGLVLIDNKVFSINGEIKPGIRTDRVFTGTIINK, from the coding sequence ATGAAAAAATTTTTATTTACTGCTATAGTAACATCATTAATTTTAGCTGGTTGCTCATCTACAAACATTGTTAACAATCCAAAAAGTGATAAAAAAATCACATGGGAAGTTGGTGGACATCTTCCAGCACAAAAAGGTTATGAGAAAAATATTGGAACAGCTGGGGTATTATATGGTTCTCTTGAGGGGAAATATATCGTTGTTGGTGGAGGAGCAAACTTTCCTATAAAACCAACTGCTGAGGGTGGTCCTAAAGTTATGTATTCTGACGTTTATCTATTAACAGATAATAACGGAGAAGTTACAGTTGTAGAACATACTAATCTACCTCATGAAATTGGATATGGAGCATCTGTTACTACACCTCAAGGAGTTTACTATATAGGTGGAGCTGCCAATGCTGAACAGGACAATGATATCTGGTTCTTATCTATGGATATAGGAAAACTAAAAATGGAAAAAATTGGGGATCTGCCTTTCACTTTCCAAAATGGTGGAGCTATTGAAAAAGATGGTAAACTCTATGTTTATACTGGAAAACAAGCTGGACAAGCTTCTAACAAATTCTACTCTTATGACTTAACTACAAAAGAGGTTAAAGAGTTACCACCTGTTCCCGGAGAAACTAGAACTCAATCTGTTTCTCAACTTTTAAATGGTGAACTTTATGTATTTGGTGGTGGAAACTCTAAAGCATTTGTAGATGGATATAAATATAATTTTGATACTAATACTTGGACTGAGGTTGCCCCAGTTATAATTGATGGCAAAGAGGTGTCAGTATTAGGAGCTAACTCTGTAAAATTAAATGATAGTGAAATGATGGTAATTGGTGGATTTAATAAACAACTTTGGAATGATGCTAACTACTATTTAGGAAACTTAAAAGGAGAAGAGCTTGCTAACTATAAAGCTAAGTATTTTGGAGCAGACCCTTATGAGTTTGGATGGAATAGAGATATATTAATTTATAATGCTTCTACTAATAGTTGGAAATCTATTGGAGAGATTCCATTTGATGCTCCTTGTGGAGAGGGATTAGTTCTAATTGATAACAAAGTTTTCTCTATCAATGGTGAGATTAAACCGGGAATAAGAACTGACAGAGTATTTACTGGTACAATTATCAACAAATAA
- a CDS encoding RloB family protein produces the protein MVETTRRKPFKISRTPRREIRPESNKLIFLSCEGNVTEEEYFGRVTEIYDEVKSKIQFISIKEEILVKKERDRTEEEIRELGKSKPWQLLEKIEKYKEEKKDIFDFDKHPDDEFWIVSDVDENTAPENLEKWKETLNKCREKGYGYAISNPFFEIWLLLHHSEITDEDKKYEVTNEQSYEPTDHFKERLAALGVPLVKKKRKHIVKEDYDREKIKVAIERGKKITVLEEGVPKGLGTSVYKLLEKIEGLK, from the coding sequence ATGGTAGAGACGACTAGGAGAAAACCTTTTAAGATTTCAAGAACTCCAAGAAGAGAGATAAGACCAGAGAGTAATAAGTTAATATTTTTATCTTGTGAAGGAAATGTAACAGAAGAAGAGTATTTTGGCAGAGTAACGGAGATATATGATGAAGTAAAAAGTAAGATTCAGTTTATTTCTATCAAAGAAGAGATATTAGTTAAAAAGGAAAGGGATAGAACGGAAGAAGAGATAAGAGAATTAGGAAAAAGTAAACCATGGCAATTATTAGAAAAAATAGAGAAATATAAGGAAGAAAAGAAAGATATTTTTGATTTTGATAAGCATCCAGATGACGAATTTTGGATAGTAAGTGATGTGGATGAAAATACTGCTCCAGAAAATTTGGAAAAATGGAAAGAAACATTAAATAAATGCAGAGAAAAAGGCTATGGCTATGCTATAAGCAATCCATTTTTTGAGATATGGTTATTATTACATCATTCTGAAATTACAGATGAAGATAAAAAATATGAAGTAACAAATGAACAATCATATGAACCAACTGACCATTTTAAAGAGAGATTAGCAGCTTTAGGAGTGCCATTGGTAAAAAAGAAGAGAAAACATATTGTAAAAGAGGATTATGATAGAGAAAAAATAAAAGTAGCTATTGAAAGAGGGAAAAAAATAACAGTATTAGAAGAAGGAGTACCAAAAGGTCTAGGAACAAGTGTTTATAAATTATTAGAAAAAATTGAAGGGTTAAAATAA
- a CDS encoding ATP-binding protein, which yields MLLRYIVENFKSIGKEIEFTMFPSKDIKDKKFISTLETRNGNWEVLKRAAFFGPNASGKSNFIKSLAFVKNFILEGQLSEKTIRIEQFKGNSEELDNKSLFQFMMYIDGEVYEYGFVIDRKQVYEEWLMILTEDDLKPIFKRETSKDGITKIELSECSKRFFNEDENEVARVLVKGFSEKQKNLLYLSKLNENANDIASKIIDWFKRIQIIFPTTKVQALPIRIKQDNLLREFISKKLEILDTGVTNVTVSEEKNSLEEIREKLRLPEEIVQDIEDTEHGIVVLNGKYYIFIEENGEKSFGQLKFEHKLENKIVDFDIDDESDGTQRVVDLLPMLFRLEEKKNTMYFIDELDRSLHTKISKYLIQYFLEANEGFNNQLFFTSHDINLLTLDDLIQDEIWFIEKNRLGETKLKPFSNFSIEEGQNALKDYLNGRFGAIPVIRSEKIW from the coding sequence ATGTTATTAAGATATATAGTAGAAAATTTTAAGTCCATAGGAAAAGAAATAGAATTCACTATGTTTCCTTCAAAAGATATTAAAGATAAAAAATTTATATCTACATTAGAAACAAGAAATGGAAATTGGGAAGTATTGAAAAGAGCTGCATTTTTTGGACCAAATGCCTCTGGAAAATCAAATTTTATAAAATCACTAGCTTTTGTAAAAAATTTTATATTAGAAGGGCAACTAAGTGAAAAAACAATAAGAATAGAGCAATTTAAAGGAAATTCAGAAGAATTAGATAATAAATCTCTTTTTCAGTTTATGATGTATATAGATGGAGAGGTCTATGAGTATGGATTTGTAATAGATAGAAAACAAGTATATGAAGAATGGTTGATGATATTGACTGAAGATGATTTAAAACCAATTTTTAAAAGAGAGACTAGCAAAGATGGAATAACTAAGATAGAATTATCTGAGTGTTCTAAGAGATTTTTTAATGAAGATGAAAATGAAGTAGCAAGAGTTTTAGTAAAAGGATTTTCAGAAAAACAAAAAAATTTATTGTATTTGTCTAAGTTAAATGAGAATGCTAATGATATAGCTAGTAAAATAATAGATTGGTTTAAAAGAATTCAGATAATATTTCCAACAACTAAAGTGCAAGCATTACCTATTAGAATAAAACAAGATAATTTATTGAGAGAATTTATTTCTAAAAAGTTGGAAATTTTAGATACAGGAGTAACCAATGTAACTGTCTCTGAAGAAAAAAATAGTTTAGAGGAGATAAGAGAGAAACTAAGACTTCCAGAAGAAATAGTTCAAGATATCGAAGATACAGAGCATGGAATAGTTGTATTAAATGGAAAATACTATATTTTTATAGAAGAAAATGGAGAGAAATCTTTTGGACAATTAAAATTTGAGCACAAGTTAGAAAATAAGATAGTAGATTTCGATATTGATGATGAATCTGATGGAACTCAAAGGGTAGTAGATTTGTTACCAATGTTGTTTAGACTAGAAGAGAAAAAAAATACTATGTACTTTATAGATGAATTAGATAGAAGCTTACATACAAAAATTTCAAAATATTTAATACAATATTTTTTAGAAGCAAATGAAGGATTTAATAACCAGTTATTTTTTACAAGTCATGATATAAATTTATTGACTTTAGATGATTTGATTCAAGATGAGATTTGGTTTATTGAAAAAAATAGATTAGGAGAAACAAAATTAAAACCATTTTCAAATTTTTCGATAGAAGAGGGTCAAAATGCTTTAAAGGATTATTTGAATGGAAGATTTGGAGCAATTCCTGTTATAAGGAGTGAAAAAATATGGTAG
- a CDS encoding glutamate--tRNA ligase gives MEKKVRTRIAPSPTGDPHVGTAYIALFNLAFAKSNNGDFILRIEDTDQNRYTEGSEQMIFDALHWLGLDYAEGPDVGGEYGPYRQSERFHLYGDYAKKLVEQGGAYYCFCTQDRLDKLRERQKAMGKAPGYDGCCRSLTPEEIQAKLEAGEPYVIRLKMPYEGDTIIHDRLRGDIVFENNKIDDQVLLKADGFPTYHLANVVDDHLMGITHVIRAEEWIASTPKHIQLYKAFGWDQPEFIHMPLLRNADRTKISKRKNPVSLIWYKEEGYLKEGIVNFLGLMGYSFGENKEIFTLQEFIDNFNIDKVSLGGPVFDLVKLGWVNNQHMRMKDINELTDLAIPFFRQLGYVGEEVSEHEYRALVKIVEILRESAQTLKEIAKESAVYFEDTFELPVVTEDMNKKERKSVEKLNESILDLVGKESIKLFMKKLEAWEKEDFTIEEAKELLHSTLEEMGEGPAKVYMPLRAVITGQARGADLYNVLFIIGKTRTLNRMKAMIEKYNVL, from the coding sequence ATGGAAAAGAAAGTAAGAACAAGAATAGCTCCATCACCTACTGGAGATCCTCACGTAGGTACTGCTTATATAGCACTATTCAACCTAGCTTTTGCTAAATCTAACAATGGAGATTTTATCTTAAGAATAGAGGATACAGACCAAAATAGATATACTGAAGGTTCAGAGCAAATGATATTTGATGCTCTTCACTGGTTAGGATTAGATTATGCAGAGGGTCCAGATGTTGGAGGAGAGTATGGACCATATAGACAATCAGAAAGATTCCACCTATATGGAGACTATGCTAAAAAGCTTGTAGAGCAAGGAGGAGCTTACTACTGTTTCTGTACTCAAGATAGACTTGATAAATTAAGAGAGAGACAAAAGGCTATGGGAAAAGCTCCTGGATATGATGGATGTTGTCGTTCGTTAACTCCAGAAGAGATTCAAGCTAAATTAGAAGCAGGAGAACCATATGTAATCAGATTAAAAATGCCTTATGAAGGAGATACAATTATCCATGATAGATTAAGAGGGGATATAGTATTTGAAAATAATAAGATAGATGACCAAGTACTATTAAAAGCAGATGGATTCCCTACTTACCACCTAGCAAACGTAGTAGATGATCACTTAATGGGAATAACTCACGTTATAAGAGCTGAAGAGTGGATAGCTTCTACACCTAAGCATATTCAATTATACAAAGCTTTTGGATGGGATCAACCAGAATTTATCCACATGCCATTACTTAGAAATGCAGATAGAACAAAAATATCTAAGAGAAAAAATCCAGTATCTTTAATTTGGTATAAAGAAGAGGGATATTTAAAAGAGGGAATAGTAAACTTTTTAGGATTAATGGGATACTCATTTGGAGAAAACAAAGAAATATTTACATTACAAGAGTTCATTGATAACTTTAATATAGATAAAGTTTCTCTTGGAGGACCTGTATTTGACCTTGTAAAACTTGGTTGGGTAAATAACCAACATATGAGAATGAAAGATATAAATGAATTAACAGATTTAGCTATACCTTTCTTTAGACAATTAGGATATGTTGGAGAAGAGGTTTCTGAACATGAGTATAGAGCTCTTGTTAAGATAGTAGAAATCTTAAGAGAGTCAGCTCAAACATTAAAAGAGATAGCTAAAGAATCGGCAGTTTACTTTGAAGATACGTTTGAACTTCCAGTAGTAACTGAAGATATGAACAAAAAAGAGAGAAAAAGTGTAGAGAAATTAAATGAATCTATCCTTGACCTAGTTGGAAAAGAGTCTATCAAGTTATTTATGAAAAAACTTGAAGCTTGGGAAAAAGAGGACTTCACAATAGAGGAAGCTAAAGAATTATTACACTCTACATTAGAAGAGATGGGAGAGGGACCAGCTAAAGTTTATATGCCATTAAGAGCGGTAATAACTGGACAAGCTAGAGGTGCTGACCTATACAACGTTCTATTTATAATTGGTAAAACAAGAACATTAAATAGAATGAAAGCTATGATAGAAAAATACAATGTATTATAA
- the prfB gene encoding peptide chain release factor 2 (programmed frameshift), producing the protein MDILDIKREFSEYKKKIEDIRGSLDLEKRENRIAELEKKTMEDNFWNDKRTSSAIIKEMNGEKELVAEFKNLVTELENEEVLIEFVEQGETDFQEELEEKHLILGKDVEHFDTRLLLDGDYDSNNAIVTIHSGAGGTEACDWADMLYRMYSRWCSDKKYKISEMDFMPGDSVGIKSITFMVEGMNAFGYLKSEKGVHRLVRISPFDANKKRHTSFASVEVVPEVDDSIEVNIEPSDIRIDTYRASGAGGQHVNMTDSAVRITHFPTGIVVTCQRERSQLNNRETAMKLLKSKLIELEMKKKEEELKKLQGEQSDIGWGNQIRSYVFQPYTLVKDHRTNCESGNIKAVMDGDIDIFINGYLRWNKVR; encoded by the exons TTGGATATACTAGATATAAAGAGAGAGTTTTCTGAATACAAAAAAAAGATAGAAGATATTAGGGGGTCTCTT GACTTAGAAAAGAGAGAAAATAGAATAGCCGAACTTGAGAAAAAGACAATGGAGGATAACTTCTGGAATGATAAAAGAACAAGTTCAGCTATAATAAAAGAGATGAATGGAGAGAAGGAGTTAGTAGCTGAATTTAAAAATCTAGTAACTGAGCTTGAGAATGAAGAGGTACTTATCGAGTTTGTAGAACAAGGAGAAACAGATTTTCAAGAGGAACTAGAGGAAAAACATCTTATCTTAGGAAAAGATGTAGAGCATTTTGATACAAGACTTCTATTAGATGGTGATTATGACTCTAACAACGCAATAGTTACTATACACTCTGGAGCTGGTGGAACAGAAGCTTGTGATTGGGCTGATATGTTGTATAGAATGTATTCGAGATGGTGTAGTGATAAGAAGTATAAGATTAGTGAGATGGATTTTATGCCAGGGGATAGTGTGGGTATAAAATCAATAACTTTTATGGTAGAGGGAATGAATGCCTTTGGATACCTAAAGAGTGAAAAGGGAGTTCATAGATTAGTAAGAATATCACCTTTTGATGCTAATAAGAAAAGACATACTTCTTTTGCTTCTGTAGAGGTAGTACCAGAGGTAGATGATAGTATTGAGGTAAATATCGAGCCATCAGATATTAGAATAGATACTTACAGAGCTAGTGGAGCTGGTGGACAACACGTAAATATGACTGACTCAGCTGTTAGAATTACTCACTTTCCTACTGGAATAGTAGTAACTTGTCAAAGAGAGAGATCTCAATTAAATAATAGAGAAACTGCTATGAAACTTTTAAAATCTAAATTAATAGAGTTAGAGATGAAAAAGAAAGAGGAAGAGTTGAAGAAATTACAGGGAGAACAGAGTGATATCGGTTGGGGAAATCAGATACGTTCATATGTATTCCAACCATATACTTTAGTTAAAGACCATAGAACAAACTGTGAGTCTGGAAATATCAAAGCTGTAATGGACGGAGATATTGATATTTTTATCAATGGATATTTGAGATGGAATAAAGTCAGATAA
- a CDS encoding NAD(P)H-dependent oxidoreductase subunit E: protein MVDKDFYKELEEFIDGLKDKKDDVKILNFVVEKLDSIPKEVQKFIADKTGLMEISIENTINFYPKFRSKVSDVKEVAICTGMSCGPAGGFEIFNEIAALLKIDKNGLSQDGKIMLTNKRCFGRCSKGPNVSIDGEIYSLMSLQDVKRKLGL from the coding sequence ATGGTGGATAAAGATTTTTATAAAGAGTTAGAAGAGTTTATAGATGGATTAAAGGATAAGAAAGATGATGTAAAGATACTAAATTTCGTTGTGGAGAAGCTTGATAGTATACCTAAGGAGGTTCAAAAATTTATAGCTGATAAAACGGGGTTAATGGAGATATCTATTGAGAATACAATAAATTTTTACCCTAAATTCAGAAGTAAAGTAAGTGATGTAAAAGAGGTAGCTATCTGTACTGGAATGAGTTGTGGTCCAGCTGGTGGATTTGAGATATTTAATGAGATTGCAGCACTTTTAAAAATAGATAAAAATGGACTATCTCAAGATGGAAAAATAATGTTAACAAATAAGAGATGTTTTGGAAGATGTTCAAAAGGTCCAAACGTTTCAATAGATGGAGAGATTTATAGCTTAATGAGTCTACAAGATGTAAAAAGAAAATTAGGATTATAG
- the acpS gene encoding holo-ACP synthase, producing the protein MILGIGNDIVEIARIEKAIQNESFKKRVYTENEIELIEKKGAGKVASYAGRFSAKEAISKAMGTGVRGFNLIDIEILSDELGKPVVNFKNQLENFMRNKKIELSISHSKEYATAVAILITLD; encoded by the coding sequence ATGATATTAGGTATAGGAAATGATATTGTAGAGATAGCTAGAATAGAAAAAGCTATACAGAATGAGAGTTTTAAAAAAAGAGTATATACTGAAAACGAGATAGAGCTAATAGAAAAAAAAGGGGCTGGAAAGGTTGCTAGCTACGCTGGAAGATTTTCAGCTAAGGAAGCTATATCTAAAGCTATGGGAACTGGTGTAAGGGGATTTAACCTTATTGATATTGAGATATTGAGTGATGAATTAGGAAAACCAGTAGTAAATTTCAAAAATCAATTAGAAAATTTTATGAGGAATAAAAAAATTGAACTTTCTATATCTCATTCAAAGGAGTATGCTACAGCTGTAGCAATTTTAATAACATTAGATTAA
- a CDS encoding methyltransferase domain-containing protein codes for MIICPVCKKELIKNERTYRCESNHSFDMGKQGYLNLLLSNQKHSKTPGDDKEMVLSRKRFLEKDYYKIISDRVNSLILENLGNRKSVNILDIGCGEGYYTGNIKRFLESLGVESNIIGIDISKEAIISAAKTYKNIEWLVASAMNIPLANESMDFVICMFAKIVPEEKMRVLKAGGKLIVVSTGEKHLLELKEVVYENVRTEFYSPVEDLKIFKHCKTVNCTGKSFIAENESIRNLFDMTPYKWRSPRAGVDRLFALDNLEITIDVNIDVFEKV; via the coding sequence ATGATAATTTGTCCTGTATGTAAAAAAGAGTTAATTAAAAATGAAAGAACTTATAGATGTGAGAGTAATCACTCATTTGATATGGGAAAGCAAGGGTATTTAAACCTTTTGCTTTCTAATCAAAAACATAGTAAAACTCCTGGTGATGATAAGGAGATGGTACTAAGTAGAAAGAGATTTTTAGAAAAGGATTATTATAAGATAATATCTGATAGAGTAAACTCTTTAATACTTGAAAATCTTGGAAATAGAAAAAGTGTAAATATTCTAGATATAGGTTGTGGAGAGGGATATTATACTGGAAATATAAAGAGATTTTTAGAGAGTTTAGGAGTAGAGAGTAACATAATAGGTATAGATATCTCAAAAGAAGCAATTATCAGTGCAGCTAAAACATATAAGAACATAGAGTGGTTAGTAGCAAGTGCTATGAATATTCCACTGGCTAATGAGAGTATGGATTTTGTAATCTGTATGTTTGCTAAGATTGTTCCAGAGGAGAAGATGAGAGTTTTAAAAGCTGGAGGTAAACTGATAGTTGTATCTACAGGAGAGAAACATTTGCTTGAGTTAAAAGAGGTAGTTTATGAAAATGTTAGAACTGAATTTTATTCACCAGTTGAAGATTTAAAAATCTTTAAACATTGTAAAACTGTAAATTGTACTGGAAAATCATTTATAGCTGAAAATGAGAGTATAAGAAATCTTTTTGATATGACTCCATATAAATGGAGAAGTCCAAGGGCTGGAGTAGATAGACTTTTTGCCTTAGATAATTTAGAGATTACTATTGATGTAAATATTGATGTATTTGAAAAGGTATAG
- a CDS encoding TatD family hydrolase — protein sequence MKLIDSHAHLDNEQFNEDRAEVLQRVKENLEFAVNIGYDIESSRRSVKYANENDFIYAVVGIHPIDIAEYSDEVEKELEELAKNDKVLAIGEIGLDYHWMTQPKEVQQKFFRRQMELARKVGKPVVIHSRDAMEDTLTILKEFPDVGGIFHCYPGSVESAKEVIDRYYLGIGGVLTFKNAKTLVKVVENIPLDRLILETDCPYMAPTPHRGKRNEPIYVQHVAEKIAEIKGITFEEVAKATNENTKKAYKMM from the coding sequence ATGAAGTTGATAGATTCACATGCTCATTTAGATAATGAGCAATTTAATGAGGATAGAGCTGAGGTTTTACAAAGAGTAAAAGAGAATTTAGAGTTTGCTGTAAATATTGGCTATGATATAGAGAGTAGTAGAAGAAGTGTAAAGTACGCTAATGAGAATGACTTTATATATGCTGTAGTAGGAATACACCCGATTGATATAGCAGAGTACTCTGATGAGGTAGAAAAAGAGCTAGAGGAGTTGGCTAAGAATGATAAAGTACTAGCAATAGGAGAGATAGGGCTGGACTATCACTGGATGACTCAGCCTAAAGAGGTACAACAAAAGTTTTTTAGAAGACAGATGGAGCTAGCTAGAAAAGTTGGAAAACCTGTAGTAATACACTCAAGAGATGCTATGGAGGATACACTTACAATATTGAAGGAGTTTCCTGATGTAGGAGGGATTTTTCACTGTTATCCAGGTTCTGTTGAGTCAGCAAAAGAGGTTATAGATAGATATTACTTAGGAATAGGTGGGGTATTAACTTTTAAAAATGCTAAAACTCTTGTTAAAGTTGTAGAGAATATTCCATTAGATAGATTGATATTGGAGACTGATTGTCCATATATGGCTCCAACTCCTCACAGAGGTAAGAGAAATGAGCCTATCTATGTTCAACATGTAGCAGAGAAGATAGCAGAAATAAAGGGAATTACCTTTGAAGAGGTAGCCAAAGCTACCAATGAAAATACAAAAAAAGCTTATAAGATGATGTAA
- the hslO gene encoding Hsp33 family molecular chaperone HslO → MGKLIRGVSKNARFFVVDTTDIVQEAQNIHKCSPTAIDAFGRLLTAGVIMGSTLKGNDVLTLRTDTNGLLNNMVVTADANGGVKGYLSNPTADVPLKDNGRSDVGGLVGKGFLKIIKDMGLKEPYVGLSEIQSGEIAQDLAYYFYNSEQTPTVIALGVKLKDENTVEYAGGYMIQLLPGAEDDFITALEEKIGAIRPMTELMAGGMDIKRIAKLLYEDMTDETYERLVEPYEILEEKEVKYSCNCSADKFYKGLITLGKDQLKDIFSKEKELEAECHFCGKRYKFTEEDFKDIIK, encoded by the coding sequence ATGGGAAAATTAATTAGAGGAGTAAGTAAAAATGCAAGATTTTTTGTTGTGGATACAACAGATATAGTTCAAGAGGCACAAAATATACATAAATGTAGTCCAACAGCTATTGATGCTTTTGGAAGATTACTTACAGCAGGAGTAATAATGGGAAGTACACTAAAGGGTAATGATGTACTAACTCTTAGAACAGATACAAATGGACTATTAAATAATATGGTAGTAACTGCAGATGCTAATGGTGGAGTAAAGGGATATTTATCAAATCCAACAGCTGATGTACCACTAAAAGATAATGGAAGATCAGATGTAGGAGGATTAGTAGGAAAAGGATTTTTAAAGATAATCAAGGATATGGGATTAAAGGAACCTTATGTAGGACTATCAGAGATACAATCTGGAGAGATAGCTCAAGATTTAGCTTACTATTTTTACAACTCAGAGCAAACACCAACAGTTATAGCTTTAGGAGTGAAATTAAAGGATGAAAATACAGTTGAGTATGCAGGCGGATATATGATACAACTTCTACCTGGAGCAGAAGATGATTTCATAACAGCTTTAGAAGAGAAAATAGGAGCTATTAGACCTATGACAGAACTTATGGCTGGAGGAATGGATATAAAAAGAATAGCAAAACTTCTTTATGAAGATATGACAGATGAAACTTATGAAAGGTTAGTAGAGCCATATGAGATATTAGAGGAAAAAGAGGTAAAATATAGTTGTAACTGTTCAGCAGATAAATTTTATAAAGGGCTTATCACTTTAGGAAAGGATCAATTGAAAGATATATTTAGTAAAGAGAAAGAGCTAGAAGCAGAGTGTCACTTCTGTGGAAAGAGATACAAATTTACTGAAGAGGATTTTAAAGATATAATTAAATAG
- a CDS encoding helix-hairpin-helix domain-containing protein: MKKILIVAFTLLLNLGIVYGNPFANSESFDIIVSENVLDEESKYVDVNTASKEELIKGGVTPKLATLIVEYREETGGFENLNELKRIKGIGQATFDKLRKKLRVKTQIEKKPLYINEASDVVLGYYGLDKGEIKDIRKYLNKNGKINSNLDLMKVLSEKNYREYKSIIKYDKF, from the coding sequence ATGAAGAAAATTTTAATTGTGGCATTTACTCTTTTATTAAATCTGGGAATAGTTTATGGAAATCCTTTTGCAAATAGTGAGAGTTTTGATATAATAGTTAGTGAAAATGTTTTAGATGAAGAGAGTAAATATGTAGATGTTAATACAGCTTCTAAAGAGGAACTTATAAAGGGGGGAGTTACTCCTAAATTAGCGACTCTTATTGTGGAGTATAGAGAGGAAACTGGAGGATTTGAGAATCTTAATGAGTTAAAAAGAATAAAGGGGATAGGTCAAGCTACCTTTGACAAATTGAGAAAAAAACTGAGAGTAAAGACTCAAATAGAGAAAAAACCTCTTTATATTAATGAGGCTAGTGATGTAGTACTAGGTTATTATGGATTAGATAAGGGAGAGATAAAGGATATAAGAAAATATCTAAATAAAAATGGGAAAATAAATAGTAACTTAGATTTAATGAAAGTATTAAGTGAAAAAAACTATAGAGAATATAAATCAATTATAAAATATGATAAATTTTAG